In Miscanthus floridulus cultivar M001 chromosome 5, ASM1932011v1, whole genome shotgun sequence, one genomic interval encodes:
- the LOC136452996 gene encoding protein NUCLEAR FUSION DEFECTIVE 6, mitochondrial-like isoform X3, translating to MAAAASAARSFLRSSGSSSLRSAAARAASRAGPAPLPRRMPTSAPRVLLRSPVVMSSVCLESLMPMHSATASALMTSLLAAPACKGFGWLSEDG from the exons atggccgccgccgcctccgctgcGAGATCCTTCCTCCGGTCCAGCGGCTCGTCGTCCCTCCGCAGCGCGGCGGCCAGAGCCGCCTCGCGTGCCGGACCTGCTCCGCTGCCGAGGCGGATGCCCACCTCTGCCCCCCGCGTACTCCTAAG GTCGCCGGTGGTGATGAGCAGCGTGTGTCTGGAGTCCCTTATGCCCATGCACAGCGCCACGGCTTCGGCGCTCATGACGTCGCTTCTCGCTGCCCCGGCTTGCAAGGGATTCGGTTGGCTATCAGAAG ATGGATGA
- the LOC136452996 gene encoding protein NUCLEAR FUSION DEFECTIVE 6, mitochondrial-like isoform X1: MAAAASAARSFLRSSGSSSLRSAAARAASRAGPAPLPRRMPTSAPRVLLRSPVVMSSVCLESLMPMHSATASALMTSLLAAPACKGFGWLSEGQDR; the protein is encoded by the exons atggccgccgccgcctccgctgcGAGATCCTTCCTCCGGTCCAGCGGCTCGTCGTCCCTCCGCAGCGCGGCGGCCAGAGCCGCCTCGCGTGCCGGACCTGCTCCGCTGCCGAGGCGGATGCCCACCTCTGCCCCCCGCGTACTCCTAAG GTCGCCGGTGGTGATGAGCAGCGTGTGTCTGGAGTCCCTTATGCCCATGCACAGCGCCACGGCTTCGGCGCTCATGACGTCGCTTCTCGCTGCCCCGGCTTGCAAGGGATTCGGTTGGCTATCAGAAG GTCAAGATAGATGA
- the LOC136452996 gene encoding protein NUCLEAR FUSION DEFECTIVE 6, mitochondrial-like isoform X2, producing the protein MAAAASAARSFLRSSGSSSLRSAAARAASRAGPAPLPRRMPTSAPRVLLRSPVVMSSVCLESLMPMHSATASALMTSLLAAPACKGFGWLSEGL; encoded by the exons atggccgccgccgcctccgctgcGAGATCCTTCCTCCGGTCCAGCGGCTCGTCGTCCCTCCGCAGCGCGGCGGCCAGAGCCGCCTCGCGTGCCGGACCTGCTCCGCTGCCGAGGCGGATGCCCACCTCTGCCCCCCGCGTACTCCTAAG GTCGCCGGTGGTGATGAGCAGCGTGTGTCTGGAGTCCCTTATGCCCATGCACAGCGCCACGGCTTCGGCGCTCATGACGTCGCTTCTCGCTGCCCCGGCTTGCAAGGGATTCGGTTGGCTATCAGAAG GCCTGTGA